One part of the Sphingobium yanoikuyae genome encodes these proteins:
- a CDS encoding PQQ-dependent dehydrogenase, methanol/ethanol family has product MRGTRGLFLVRTVAGLALAASAAGLVAQQAAQTGTGADWPGVGGSADESGYSQLSAINTANIRKLGLAWSLDLEGEVSLEATPLAVNGILYFSGSYGAVYAVDGASGRLIWKYDPEIWKVNPTRQAMGMGVNRGVAYDNGRIFIGVLDGRLIALDARTGAVAWSVNTLPPGTMHSLTGAPRTFNGKVIIGNGGADIGQRGFVTAYDQKTGAQVWRFWTVPGSPEQNAGDPVMEMAAKSWNGSYWKTGTGGTVWNGMTFDSELNRIYLGVGNAGPYDPEKRSPGGGDNLFVASIVALDADSGQYIWHYQQNPRESWDYKATANMIAATVTIDGRPRKVLMQQPTNGFFYVLDRETGKLISAEKVGKVSWASHIDMATGRPVETANVHYQEGPVDIYPSTLGSHNWQAMSYSPQTGLAYIPYMQAGARYAKADKGFLASITGASASFITQKRDKDDLTGALLAWDPVAQKARWRMARPHLWNGGTLATAGGLVFQGTADGYVRAHDAASGKEMWRFNAGLGIIGAPMSYAIGDTQYVSLLVGWGGTTAAASEILNVGWKYGAQPRRLLSFAIGGKARLAPSPPRDMAIHALDDPSIVLDEKAVAAGKEMGFICGACHGMAFKGAGAPGPDLRESALSLSEENFYQVVQEGALAERGMPRFPLGKAQIHNIWSYLRATAREALGTRKPDTDTATAARF; this is encoded by the coding sequence ATGCGGGGGACGCGCGGGCTGTTTCTGGTGCGGACGGTGGCGGGACTGGCGCTGGCGGCGTCGGCCGCCGGACTGGTGGCGCAGCAGGCGGCGCAGACCGGCACGGGGGCTGACTGGCCGGGCGTGGGCGGCAGCGCCGACGAGAGCGGCTATAGCCAGCTGAGCGCGATCAACACCGCCAATATCCGCAAGCTGGGCCTGGCCTGGTCGCTCGACCTGGAGGGCGAGGTATCGCTGGAGGCGACCCCGCTGGCGGTGAACGGCATCCTCTATTTCAGCGGCAGCTATGGCGCGGTCTATGCCGTCGACGGGGCGAGCGGCAGGCTGATCTGGAAATATGATCCGGAAATCTGGAAGGTCAATCCGACCCGGCAGGCGATGGGCATGGGGGTCAATCGCGGTGTCGCTTACGACAATGGCCGCATCTTCATCGGCGTGCTCGACGGCCGGCTGATTGCGCTGGATGCCAGGACCGGCGCGGTCGCCTGGAGCGTCAACACGCTGCCGCCCGGCACGATGCACAGCCTGACCGGCGCGCCGCGCACCTTCAACGGCAAGGTCATCATCGGCAATGGCGGCGCCGACATCGGCCAGCGCGGCTTCGTCACCGCCTATGACCAGAAGACCGGGGCGCAGGTCTGGCGTTTCTGGACGGTGCCGGGCAGCCCGGAGCAGAATGCCGGCGACCCGGTGATGGAAATGGCGGCCAAGAGCTGGAACGGTTCCTACTGGAAGACCGGCACCGGCGGCACGGTGTGGAACGGCATGACCTTCGATTCGGAGCTCAACCGCATCTATCTGGGCGTCGGCAATGCCGGCCCTTATGATCCGGAGAAGCGCAGTCCGGGCGGCGGCGACAATCTGTTCGTCGCCTCGATCGTCGCGCTGGACGCCGATAGCGGCCAATATATCTGGCATTATCAGCAGAACCCCCGCGAAAGCTGGGATTACAAGGCGACGGCCAACATGATCGCCGCGACGGTGACGATCGACGGCCGGCCGCGCAAAGTGCTGATGCAGCAGCCGACCAACGGCTTCTTCTATGTGCTGGACCGCGAGACCGGAAAACTCATCTCGGCCGAGAAGGTCGGCAAGGTGAGCTGGGCCAGCCATATCGACATGGCCACGGGACGCCCGGTGGAAACCGCCAACGTCCATTATCAGGAGGGGCCGGTCGACATCTATCCCAGCACATTGGGCAGCCATAACTGGCAGGCGATGAGCTACAGCCCGCAGACGGGTCTGGCCTATATCCCCTATATGCAGGCCGGCGCCCGCTACGCGAAGGCGGACAAGGGGTTCCTGGCCAGCATCACCGGGGCCAGCGCCAGCTTCATCACGCAAAAGCGCGACAAGGACGACCTCACCGGCGCGCTGCTCGCCTGGGATCCGGTAGCGCAGAAGGCGCGCTGGCGCATGGCACGGCCCCATCTGTGGAATGGCGGGACGCTGGCGACGGCGGGCGGGCTGGTGTTCCAGGGCACCGCCGACGGCTATGTCCGCGCGCATGATGCGGCGAGCGGCAAGGAAATGTGGCGCTTCAATGCGGGGCTGGGGATCATCGGTGCGCCGATGAGCTATGCCATCGGCGACACCCAATATGTGTCGCTGCTGGTCGGCTGGGGCGGCACCACGGCGGCGGCCAGCGAGATATTGAATGTCGGCTGGAAATATGGCGCCCAGCCCCGCCGCCTGCTGAGCTTCGCGATCGGCGGCAAGGCGCGGTTGGCGCCATCGCCACCGCGCGACATGGCGATCCATGCGCTCGACGATCCCAGCATCGTGCTGGACGAAAAGGCGGTGGCGGCCGGCAAGGAGATGGGCTTCATCTGCGGCGCCTGTCACGGCATGGCGTTCAAGGGGGCCGGCGCACCGGGACCGGACCTGCGCGAATCCGCCCTGTCGCTGTCGGAGGAGAATTTCTACCAGGTGGTGCAGGAAGGCGCGCTGGCCGAA